Proteins found in one Coleofasciculaceae cyanobacterium genomic segment:
- a CDS encoding chromate transporter, producing MSKSGLEDHQDTGTTKINYSLWDMVLYMLKLGTIGFGGPIALVGYMHRDLVEQKKWISESEYAEGLALAQLAPGPLAAQLGIYLSYVHYGILGATIGGIAFTLPSFLIVVTLGWIYTQYGGISWMQAVFYGVGACVIGIIANSAYKLTQKMIKGKLVWIIYLISISITVITESEIIWTFLLAGILVWFAEAPPKNWFKGSTKSLSITPLFFLTQTTATIAHKGILWKILLYFSQAGAFVFGSGLAIVPFLYGGVVKDFQWLTDKQFVDAVAVAMITPGPVVITTGFIGFLVAGFSGSVVAALGTFIPCYLFTILPAPYFKKYGKQPAIAAFVKGVTVAATGAITGAVIVLGRRSLIDIPTIAIALVSVALLWKFKKKLPEPVLVLAAAILGLILYPLVQS from the coding sequence ATGAGTAAATCTGGTCTAGAAGATCATCAAGATACAGGAACAACCAAAATCAATTATTCCTTGTGGGACATGGTTTTATATATGCTCAAGCTGGGAACGATTGGGTTTGGAGGACCGATCGCTCTGGTAGGATATATGCACAGAGATTTGGTTGAACAGAAAAAATGGATTTCTGAAAGTGAATATGCTGAGGGATTAGCACTGGCACAACTTGCACCTGGTCCTTTGGCAGCGCAATTAGGAATTTATCTTAGTTATGTTCATTACGGCATTTTAGGGGCAACCATAGGCGGTATTGCCTTTACTTTGCCTTCTTTCTTGATAGTAGTTACTCTGGGGTGGATCTACACCCAATATGGTGGTATTAGCTGGATGCAAGCCGTCTTTTATGGAGTAGGTGCTTGTGTAATTGGCATCATTGCCAACAGTGCGTACAAACTTACTCAGAAAATGATTAAAGGCAAGTTAGTCTGGATTATTTATCTGATTAGTATATCCATCACAGTGATCACTGAATCAGAGATTATCTGGACGTTTCTTTTGGCTGGTATCTTAGTTTGGTTTGCTGAAGCACCTCCCAAAAATTGGTTTAAAGGTAGTACTAAATCCTTAAGTATTACTCCTCTATTCTTTTTGACTCAGACAACTGCAACTATTGCTCACAAAGGAATTCTTTGGAAGATTTTACTTTATTTTTCTCAAGCAGGTGCGTTTGTCTTTGGTAGTGGTTTGGCGATTGTGCCTTTTTTATATGGCGGAGTAGTAAAAGACTTTCAATGGTTAACTGATAAACAATTTGTCGATGCCGTGGCAGTGGCGATGATTACTCCCGGTCCAGTGGTAATTACTACAGGTTTTATTGGCTTTTTAGTCGCAGGGTTTTCAGGCTCTGTGGTAGCTGCTTTAGGAACTTTTATACCCTGCTATCTCTTCACGATTCTTCCTGCACCATACTTTAAGAAATACGGTAAACAACCAGCGATAGCCGCTTTTGTTAAGGGTGTAACTGTGGCAGCAACTGGAGCAATTACCGGGGCAGTAATTGTTTTAGGCAGGCGATCGCTGATTGATATTCCTACTATTGCGATCGCCTTGGTCAGTGTTGCTTTACTCTGGAAGTTTAAGAAAAAATTACCTGAACCAGTATTGGTTTTAGCTGCTGCAATACTTGGCTTAATTTTATATCCTCTAGTCCAATCGTAG
- a CDS encoding chromate resistance protein ChrB domain-containing protein, producing the protein MKWLVFSYSLPSKSSSSPRVTLWRRLRRLGSISVKTGVYILPAKDECIEAFQWLMQEVQQAKGDALVFYVEQFEGLSDQQLIEMFRQARQQDYLEIDTQTEELEQKINTQPKIEVAEIKNAIAKLRKRYSEILTLDFFDCSDAQPVAARLTRIEQYLQQPNSENLVSVNVTEYQHKRWVTRPRPFVDRLACIWLIRKFIDSAAIIRYSLQPEADEIAFDIKEAEFGHQGNLCSFETMMLRFGLEQSGVFAIAQIVHELDLRDGQYISPEAIGVETILKGWLLAGLTDIELESLGIKLFDGLYLALAKTQNR; encoded by the coding sequence ATGAAATGGCTAGTATTTTCCTATTCTTTGCCTTCTAAATCTAGTTCAAGTCCCCGTGTAACCCTTTGGCGAAGATTACGCCGTCTTGGTTCGATCTCGGTCAAGACAGGAGTATACATTTTACCTGCAAAAGATGAATGTATTGAAGCTTTTCAATGGTTAATGCAAGAGGTTCAACAGGCAAAAGGAGATGCTTTAGTATTCTATGTAGAACAGTTTGAAGGATTGAGCGACCAACAACTAATAGAGATGTTTCGCCAAGCTCGCCAACAAGATTATCTAGAGATTGATACTCAAACAGAAGAGCTAGAACAAAAAATTAATACTCAGCCAAAAATTGAAGTTGCAGAAATCAAAAATGCGATCGCAAAATTAAGAAAACGCTACAGTGAAATTCTGACCCTCGATTTTTTTGATTGTTCTGATGCTCAACCAGTAGCAGCCAGATTAACTAGAATTGAACAATATCTTCAACAACCTAATTCCGAAAACTTAGTTAGCGTTAATGTTACAGAATATCAACATAAACGCTGGGTTACTCGTCCGCGTCCATTTGTAGATCGTCTTGCTTGTATTTGGTTAATCCGTAAGTTTATCGATTCTGCGGCTATCATTCGCTATTCCCTGCAACCAGAAGCGGATGAAATTGCCTTTGATATAAAAGAAGCGGAATTTGGACATCAAGGAAATTTATGTAGCTTTGAGACGATGATGCTGCGATTTGGTTTAGAACAATCTGGAGTATTTGCGATCGCCCAAATCGTTCACGAACTTGATTTGCGAGACGGACAATATATATCTCCAGAGGCAATCGGTGTCGAAACTATTCTCAAAGGATGGTTACTAGCAGGCTTAACAGATATAGAGCTTGAATCTTTAGGAATTAAGCTTTTTGATGGACTTTATCTAGCTTTAGCCAAAACTCAAAATCGATAG
- a CDS encoding 5-(carboxyamino)imidazole ribonucleotide synthase, translated as MDKRVGVIGGGQLAWMMAEEAAKLNIELIVQTSSQDDPAVSRAKQIILSDIDDAHATAKLATLCDVITFENEFINLNALQQLAQQGVCFKPSLNALAPLLDKYEQRNFLKNIGLSVPKFSLWSSPQNLASNYGFPLVLKARRHGYDGQGTFIVKDAQTLDNLSQCIPVAELVVEEFVPFERELGIIAARNALGEIAIYPVTETFQKNQICHWTITPASVDQQVAQEVKAIARTILDKLEVVGVFGIEFFLTKDNRVLVNEIAPRTHNSGHYTLDGCNTSQFAMQLRAVTCLPLGDTSLKSAGAIMVNLLGFEESDSDYQETRNCILTIPNSFLHWYGKTSRLGRKLGHVTVILNQEKLTQAKYIISKIESIWYGE; from the coding sequence ATGGACAAGCGAGTCGGGGTGATTGGTGGCGGGCAATTGGCTTGGATGATGGCAGAAGAAGCAGCCAAATTAAATATTGAGTTGATTGTACAGACCTCAAGTCAAGATGATCCAGCCGTTAGCAGAGCGAAACAGATTATTCTGTCTGATATTGATGATGCTCATGCTACCGCCAAGCTCGCTACTTTATGCGATGTAATTACCTTTGAGAATGAATTTATTAATTTAAACGCGTTACAGCAACTAGCTCAACAGGGAGTGTGTTTTAAGCCAAGTCTAAATGCCCTTGCTCCTTTGCTAGATAAATACGAGCAGCGCAATTTTCTCAAAAATATTGGCTTATCTGTGCCTAAGTTTAGTCTCTGGTCGTCACCTCAGAATCTCGCTTCTAATTATGGATTTCCTCTAGTTCTCAAAGCTCGTCGTCATGGTTACGATGGACAAGGAACTTTTATTGTCAAAGACGCTCAGACTTTGGATAATCTTTCTCAATGTATTCCCGTTGCCGAATTAGTAGTTGAAGAATTTGTTCCGTTTGAACGAGAATTAGGCATCATAGCTGCTCGTAATGCGTTGGGAGAAATCGCTATTTATCCTGTTACCGAAACCTTTCAAAAAAATCAGATCTGCCACTGGACAATTACCCCCGCAAGTGTCGATCAACAAGTGGCGCAAGAAGTGAAAGCGATCGCCCGTACTATTTTAGATAAGCTAGAAGTAGTTGGAGTATTCGGCATCGAGTTTTTTCTGACCAAAGATAACCGAGTCTTAGTTAACGAAATTGCACCCCGCACTCACAATTCAGGACACTATACTCTAGATGGCTGTAATACTTCTCAGTTTGCGATGCAGTTAAGGGCAGTTACGTGTTTGCCTTTGGGAGATACAAGTTTAAAATCGGCTGGGGCGATTATGGTTAACTTGTTGGGTTTTGAAGAATCTGATTCTGACTATCAAGAAACACGAAATTGCATTTTAACTATTCCTAATTCTTTCTTACATTGGTACGGGAAAACTTCACGCTTAGGTAGAAAGCTAGGTCACGTTACAGTCATTCTCAATCAAGAAAAACTAACTCAAGCTAAATATATTATCAGCAAGATAGAGTCTATTTGGTATGGAGAATAG
- a CDS encoding DUF3067 family protein translates to MITGEQLHQLLLSKWGCSYDVQLRKVKGKIFVQVMWKYLEQASFPLSPQEYTENLNAIALYLNAWNGVEQIQSFIEKTRERPRLGKAVSIQLDLGERSSEWILDDI, encoded by the coding sequence ATGATCACAGGCGAACAATTACACCAGCTTTTATTGTCAAAATGGGGCTGTTCTTATGATGTGCAGCTGAGAAAAGTTAAGGGTAAAATCTTTGTCCAGGTGATGTGGAAATACTTGGAACAAGCCTCTTTTCCCTTGTCTCCTCAAGAATATACGGAAAATCTCAACGCGATCGCACTTTATCTCAATGCTTGGAACGGTGTAGAGCAGATACAGTCTTTTATTGAGAAAACTCGTGAGCGTCCCAGATTAGGTAAAGCTGTTAGCATTCAACTCGATCTTGGTGAACGTAGTTCTGAATGGATTTTAGACGATATTTAA
- a CDS encoding cytochrome b6-f complex iron-sulfur subunit → MAQVSGNVPNMDDNDVPDLGRRQFMNLLTFGSITGVALGALYPVVKFFIPNTGGGGAGGVTAKDALGNDIIVSEFLAEHQAGDRTLAQGLKGDPTYIVVEGDSTLRNYGINAVCTHLGCVVPWNNSENKFICPCHGSQYNEAGKVVRGPAPLSLALVHAEEKEDKLIFSQWTETDFRTGEKPYWA, encoded by the coding sequence ATGGCTCAAGTTTCTGGTAACGTCCCTAACATGGACGACAATGATGTCCCCGATTTGGGACGCAGACAATTTATGAATTTGCTTACCTTTGGCTCGATTACAGGAGTAGCCTTGGGAGCTTTATATCCAGTAGTAAAATTCTTTATTCCCAATACTGGTGGTGGCGGTGCTGGTGGGGTAACCGCTAAAGATGCCTTAGGCAACGATATTATTGTCAGCGAATTTTTGGCTGAACATCAGGCAGGCGATCGTACTTTGGCTCAAGGTTTGAAAGGCGATCCTACTTATATTGTGGTGGAAGGAGATTCAACACTACGAAACTACGGGATCAATGCCGTATGCACTCACTTAGGTTGTGTAGTTCCTTGGAATAATAGTGAAAATAAATTTATCTGTCCCTGTCATGGTTCTCAGTACAACGAAGCTGGCAAGGTAGTTAGAGGCCCTGCACCTTTATCTTTGGCACTAGTTCACGCAGAGGAAAAAGAAGACAAGCTAATCTTTAGTCAGTGGACAGAAACTGACTTCCGTACTGGAGAAAAACCTTATTGGGCATAG
- the petA gene encoding apocytochrome f, with protein sequence MRTLKPLAIIRLAKEIIAKSTVVAIATVTIFLASDLVLSQSAAAYPFWAQQTAPETPREATGRIVCANCHLAQKEAEVEIPQSVLPDTVFEAVVKIPYDLASQQILGDGSKGGLNVGAVLMLPEGFKIAPEDRIPEEMKEKAGGVYFQEYKEGANNVVLVGPLPGDQYQEITFPVLSPDPKTDKNVRFGKYPVHLGANRGRGQIYPTGEASNNNQIKASVAGTIAAITPQEAGGYEVTINTETGTATDTIPLGPELIVAEGQQIAAGEALTNNPNVGGFGQKDTEVVLQSPARIAGLMAFAGGIMICQILLVIKKKQVERVQAAEMNF encoded by the coding sequence ATGAGAACATTGAAACCATTGGCAATCATCAGACTAGCCAAGGAAATAATTGCTAAATCTACCGTTGTGGCGATCGCTACCGTGACTATTTTCTTAGCCAGCGATCTTGTCTTGTCCCAATCTGCTGCTGCATATCCTTTCTGGGCGCAACAAACTGCTCCAGAGACACCCAGAGAAGCTACAGGCAGAATTGTCTGTGCTAACTGCCACCTAGCACAAAAAGAAGCAGAAGTAGAAATTCCTCAGTCGGTATTGCCCGATACCGTATTTGAAGCTGTAGTCAAAATTCCTTATGACTTAGCCAGCCAACAAATACTGGGAGATGGTTCTAAAGGTGGCTTAAACGTTGGTGCAGTGCTAATGCTGCCTGAAGGCTTTAAAATTGCCCCAGAAGACCGTATACCCGAAGAAATGAAGGAAAAAGCTGGTGGGGTTTATTTCCAAGAGTATAAAGAAGGTGCAAATAACGTGGTTCTTGTCGGGCCTCTTCCTGGAGACCAATACCAAGAAATAACTTTTCCAGTACTTTCTCCCGATCCTAAAACAGACAAAAATGTCCGTTTTGGTAAGTATCCAGTTCACCTAGGAGCTAACCGAGGACGCGGACAGATATATCCCACAGGTGAAGCTAGCAATAACAACCAAATAAAAGCTTCTGTCGCAGGTACAATTGCCGCCATCACTCCGCAAGAAGCAGGTGGCTACGAAGTGACTATTAACACTGAAACTGGCACAGCAACAGATACTATTCCCCTAGGTCCTGAATTAATCGTTGCCGAAGGACAGCAAATTGCTGCGGGTGAAGCTTTGACTAACAATCCCAACGTTGGCGGTTTTGGTCAAAAAGATACGGAAGTAGTTCTACAAAGTCCTGCTCGTATCGCTGGCTTAATGGCTTTTGCTGGCGGTATTATGATTTGCCAAATTCTACTAGTAATTAAGAAAAAACAAGTAGAAAGAGTCCAAGCTGCCGAAATGAATTTTTAA
- a CDS encoding phycobilisome rod-core linker polypeptide — MSVTASGGSSLARPQLYQTVAVSTILQAEQQDRYLEQGELKELTAYYKSGFQRINIAQTITNNADIIVSRAANRIFTGGSPMSYLEKPVEVEEMAISTPSGNTNVPSELIVEQKAEKNSSDGTSAGLLKAFKSLFSGGSGPVPANFRPISVSQYGPANMQKSLRDMAWFLRYIGYAIVAGDPNILVVNIRGLREIIERACSSAATIVALQEMRSAAKDYFRKDEAATDIITQYFDVAISEFKAPTPADKLRQRSDSDKQGLQLPQSYFNAAENRQKFVMKTGLSTTEKLTVIKAAYRQIFERDITRAYGQSISYLESQVKNGDISMKEFVRRLCKSELYRKQFFEPFINSRALELAFRHILGRGPSSREEVQDYFSIVSEEGLAGLVDALVDSQEYADYFGEETVPYLRGLGQEAQECRNWGMQQDLLNYSAPYRKVPQFVTTFARYDRPLPDQHVYGSGNDPLEIQFGAIFPKATRNPSTSPAPFNKDTKRLLIHRGAGINNQNSNPAARAELPGSLGAKVFRLNNQLPGSSNGSSVKFSENSTQAVIRACYRQVFGRDVYQGQELKVAEIKLENGDIPVREFVRMLAKSDTFRNLYWTSLYVTKAVEYIHRRLLGRPTYGRQEINKYFDICSKKGLYALVDAMIDSQEYLEAFGEDTVPYERYLTAGGVQLRKTRPGAIEAGIGANIKQEATPRFVELGQVSMRTTPEVRQKIAQGVSVQREQSKVFKLTTTVDKVAVKNVIKAAYRQVFERDIDPYVVQTQFSVLESRLGNREINLKEFIEGLGCSELYLKEFYTPYPNTKAIELGTKHFLGRAPVNQKEIQKYNKILASQGLKAFISAMVNSMEYIQVFGEDTVPFRRFPTLPAANFPNTEKLYNRLTKQSDDIVVPSFDTTKANFR, encoded by the coding sequence ATGAGTGTAACGGCAAGTGGTGGCAGTTCATTAGCCCGTCCTCAACTCTATCAAACAGTAGCGGTGTCTACAATCTTGCAGGCAGAGCAACAAGATCGCTACTTAGAACAGGGCGAACTCAAAGAATTAACAGCATATTATAAATCTGGTTTTCAACGTATAAACATTGCTCAAACCATAACCAACAATGCGGATATCATTGTTTCACGGGCAGCAAACCGCATCTTCACAGGTGGCTCACCAATGTCATATTTGGAAAAGCCCGTAGAAGTCGAAGAAATGGCAATTAGTACTCCTAGCGGAAATACCAATGTTCCTAGTGAGCTGATTGTCGAGCAAAAAGCTGAGAAAAACAGTAGTGATGGCACCAGCGCAGGACTTTTAAAAGCTTTTAAATCGCTATTTTCGGGAGGTTCAGGCCCTGTTCCCGCCAATTTTAGACCAATTAGCGTATCTCAGTATGGTCCTGCTAATATGCAGAAGTCTTTACGAGATATGGCGTGGTTTTTGCGCTACATTGGCTATGCAATTGTCGCAGGCGATCCCAATATTCTGGTAGTAAACATTAGAGGTTTGCGAGAAATTATTGAAAGAGCCTGTTCTTCGGCAGCAACTATCGTGGCATTGCAAGAAATGCGATCGGCAGCCAAAGACTATTTCCGCAAGGATGAAGCAGCAACAGACATTATTACTCAATATTTTGACGTTGCTATTAGTGAGTTTAAAGCTCCTACTCCGGCGGATAAACTGCGCCAGCGTTCGGATTCTGACAAACAAGGCTTGCAACTTCCTCAAAGCTATTTTAATGCTGCGGAAAATCGCCAAAAGTTTGTCATGAAGACTGGTTTATCTACTACTGAAAAGCTGACAGTAATCAAAGCAGCCTATAGACAAATCTTTGAACGGGATATTACCCGTGCTTATGGTCAATCCATCTCTTATCTAGAGTCTCAGGTAAAAAATGGCGACATCTCAATGAAAGAGTTTGTTCGTCGCCTGTGTAAATCTGAGCTATACCGCAAGCAATTTTTTGAGCCGTTCATCAATAGTCGAGCTTTAGAATTGGCTTTTCGTCATATTTTGGGTCGTGGTCCTTCCTCTCGCGAAGAAGTCCAAGACTACTTCTCGATTGTTTCTGAAGAAGGGTTGGCTGGTTTAGTCGATGCTTTAGTTGATTCTCAAGAGTACGCGGACTATTTTGGTGAAGAAACTGTTCCCTACCTCAGAGGTCTAGGTCAAGAGGCTCAAGAATGCCGTAACTGGGGGATGCAGCAAGACCTGTTGAACTACAGCGCACCTTATCGTAAGGTACCCCAATTTGTTACAACCTTTGCTCGCTACGATCGCCCCTTACCAGACCAGCACGTTTATGGTTCGGGTAATGACCCATTAGAAATTCAGTTTGGGGCAATCTTCCCCAAAGCAACCCGCAATCCTAGCACTAGTCCTGCACCCTTTAACAAAGACACTAAACGCTTATTGATTCATCGTGGTGCAGGCATTAACAATCAAAACAGTAACCCCGCAGCCAGAGCAGAGTTACCTGGTTCTCTAGGAGCAAAAGTATTTCGGCTTAATAACCAACTTCCTGGTTCTAGTAACGGCAGCAGCGTTAAATTTTCGGAAAATTCAACTCAAGCTGTAATTCGCGCTTGTTACCGTCAAGTATTTGGTCGGGATGTTTATCAGGGTCAGGAACTGAAAGTAGCAGAAATCAAGCTAGAAAATGGCGATATTCCAGTGCGCGAGTTTGTCAGAATGCTGGCTAAGTCTGACACTTTTCGTAACCTGTACTGGACATCATTGTATGTAACTAAAGCGGTTGAATACATTCATCGTCGCCTTTTGGGTCGTCCTACCTATGGTCGTCAGGAAATCAACAAGTACTTTGATATTTGTTCCAAGAAAGGTTTATATGCTTTAGTTGATGCGATGATTGACTCTCAAGAGTACTTGGAAGCGTTTGGTGAGGATACTGTTCCTTATGAACGTTATTTGACGGCAGGTGGCGTACAACTACGCAAAACTCGTCCTGGTGCAATTGAAGCAGGCATTGGTGCGAACATAAAGCAAGAAGCCACTCCCCGCTTTGTAGAATTGGGTCAAGTTAGTATGCGTACTACTCCCGAAGTTCGACAAAAAATAGCTCAGGGTGTAAGCGTGCAGCGTGAGCAAAGCAAGGTCTTCAAACTCACGACTACTGTTGATAAAGTAGCAGTAAAAAATGTAATTAAGGCTGCTTATCGTCAGGTGTTTGAGCGTGATATCGATCCTTATGTAGTACAAACACAGTTTTCTGTCTTGGAAAGCCGTTTGGGTAATAGAGAAATTAACCTTAAAGAGTTTATTGAAGGTTTAGGTTGTTCTGAGCTATACCTCAAGGAATTTTATACTCCTTATCCTAATACCAAGGCGATCGAGTTGGGGACAAAACACTTCTTGGGACGTGCGCCAGTCAATCAAAAAGAGATTCAGAAATACAATAAAATTCTAGCGTCTCAAGGATTAAAGGCGTTTATCAGCGCAATGGTTAATAGTATGGAATATATTCAAGTATTTGGTGAGGACACTGTTCCTTTCCGTCGTTTCCCTACTTTACCCGCGGCCAATTTCCCCAACACAGAAAAGCTTTACAATCGCTTAACCAAGCAAAGTGACGACATCGTTGTTCCTAGCTTTGATACTACTAAAGCAAACTTCAGATAG
- a CDS encoding allophycocyanin — translation MSIVTKSIVNADAEARYLSPGELERIKSFVTTGESRLRIAQTLTESRERIVKQAGDQLFQKRPDVVSPGGNAYGEEMTATCLRDMDYYLRLITYGVVAGDITPIEEIGLVGAREMYKSLGTDVGAMAQSIREMKNVATSMMSAEDTGEAASYFDYVIGAMQ, via the coding sequence ATGAGTATAGTCACGAAATCTATCGTGAATGCCGATGCAGAGGCTCGCTACTTGAGTCCTGGCGAATTAGAAAGAATTAAATCTTTTGTAACTACTGGCGAAAGCCGCTTACGTATCGCTCAAACTCTGACTGAGTCTCGCGAGCGCATCGTTAAGCAAGCTGGAGATCAGCTATTCCAAAAGCGTCCTGACGTTGTTTCTCCTGGCGGTAACGCTTACGGTGAAGAAATGACTGCAACTTGTCTACGTGACATGGACTACTACCTGCGCCTAATTACTTATGGTGTGGTAGCTGGTGATATCACTCCAATTGAAGAAATTGGTTTAGTTGGTGCCAGAGAAATGTACAAGTCTTTGGGAACCGATGTAGGCGCTATGGCTCAAAGCATTCGTGAGATGAAAAATGTAGCTACTTCGATGATGTCTGCTGAAGACACTGGTGAAGCTGCTTCCTACTTCGATTATGTGATCGGAGCTATGCAGTAA
- the apcB gene encoding allophycocyanin subunit beta, with protein sequence MQDAITSVINSADVQGRYLDGAAMDKLKSYFQTGQLRVRAASVISANAASIVKEAVAKSLLYSDVTRPGGNMYTTRRYAACIRDLDYYLRYSTYAMLAGDPSILDERVLNGLKETYNSLGVPVASTVQAIQAMKEVTASLTGADAGKEMGVYFDYICSGLS encoded by the coding sequence ATGCAAGACGCAATTACCTCTGTAATTAATTCAGCTGACGTTCAAGGCAGATACCTCGATGGTGCTGCTATGGATAAGTTAAAAAGCTATTTTCAAACTGGTCAATTAAGAGTTCGCGCAGCAAGCGTAATTAGTGCTAACGCAGCTAGCATCGTTAAAGAAGCAGTAGCAAAATCTTTGCTATATTCTGATGTAACTCGTCCTGGTGGCAATATGTACACCACTCGTCGCTATGCAGCCTGTATTCGTGACTTAGACTATTATCTCCGTTATTCCACTTACGCTATGCTAGCTGGAGATCCTTCCATCCTAGATGAGCGTGTACTCAACGGTTTGAAAGAAACTTATAACTCTTTGGGAGTTCCTGTTGCTTCTACTGTTCAAGCTATCCAAGCTATGAAAGAAGTAACTGCTAGCTTAACTGGTGCTGATGCTGGTAAAGAAATGGGCGTTTATTTCGACTATATCTGCTCTGGCCTAAGCTAA
- a CDS encoding phycobilisome linker polypeptide, translating to MRMFKVTACVPSQTRIRTQRELQNTFFTKLVPYDNWFREQQRIMKMGGKIIKVELATGKQGMNTGLS from the coding sequence ATGCGTATGTTTAAAGTGACTGCTTGTGTTCCCAGTCAAACTAGAATTCGTACTCAAAGAGAATTACAAAATACCTTTTTTACCAAGCTCGTACCTTATGACAATTGGTTTCGTGAGCAGCAGCGCATTATGAAAATGGGTGGCAAAATTATTAAGGTTGAGTTGGCAACAGGTAAACAAGGCATGAATACAGGTTTGTCTTAG
- a CDS encoding putative peptidoglycan glycosyltransferase FtsW: MKAKVVKQYLSYFIPFITPQVKSWTWEARLLNWLTYVWLIIGLITLVSASYPEGISFHNDGLYIFKRQLIGVAVGIVGFNFVANQPLSKTIKISPVMVLIFLLLIFATLIPGLGKTTMGASRWIAIGPFSLQPSELIKPFLVLQAAYLFSRWNRLQNKVRSVWLIVFTLVLAGILKQPNLSTTGLCGMSLWLIALAAELPLGQLIAVAGGGLGVASLSVVLNPYQLDRITSFLNPWQDYHNKGYQLIQSLLAIASGNLNGTGFGLSQQKLSYLPISSTDFIFAVYAEEFGFVGCLLLLLLIIGYGTLALRVAIKCSHNVPRLVAVGAMVFLVGQSLINIGVATGSLPTTGLPLPFFSYGINSIIASLLLAGFLVRVARESNTTRVISLKQISNYGQTFSPGNKK; encoded by the coding sequence GTGAAAGCTAAAGTTGTAAAGCAATATCTGAGTTATTTTATTCCTTTCATTACCCCTCAAGTGAAGTCTTGGACGTGGGAAGCTCGCTTATTAAATTGGTTAACTTACGTTTGGTTGATTATTGGCTTAATTACTTTAGTATCTGCCTCTTATCCTGAGGGAATTAGCTTTCATAATGATGGGCTGTATATTTTTAAACGTCAATTGATTGGTGTGGCTGTAGGCATTGTGGGATTTAATTTTGTGGCGAATCAGCCTTTGAGTAAAACGATTAAAATTTCCCCCGTGATGGTGCTAATTTTCTTGTTGTTGATTTTTGCAACTTTGATTCCAGGTTTAGGTAAAACGACTATGGGAGCTAGTCGTTGGATTGCAATTGGACCATTTTCACTACAGCCATCAGAACTAATTAAACCTTTTTTGGTGTTGCAGGCAGCTTATTTATTTTCTCGCTGGAATCGGCTACAAAATAAAGTGCGTTCAGTGTGGTTAATAGTGTTCACTCTAGTTTTAGCTGGAATCTTAAAACAGCCTAATCTAAGCACTACAGGATTGTGTGGCATGAGTTTGTGGCTAATTGCCTTGGCAGCCGAATTACCTTTGGGTCAACTAATTGCTGTTGCTGGTGGCGGCTTGGGTGTAGCCAGTCTTAGTGTGGTTCTCAACCCTTATCAGCTCGATCGCATCACTTCTTTCCTCAATCCTTGGCAAGATTATCATAATAAAGGATATCAGTTAATTCAAAGCCTCCTGGCGATCGCCTCTGGCAATTTAAACGGTACAGGATTTGGTCTTTCTCAACAAAAATTATCATACTTGCCAATTAGTTCGACAGACTTTATTTTTGCAGTTTACGCCGAAGAATTTGGCTTTGTAGGATGTCTGCTGCTGCTATTGTTGATTATCGGCTACGGCACTTTAGCTTTGAGAGTCGCAATTAAATGCAGTCACAATGTTCCTCGGTTAGTTGCTGTAGGTGCAATGGTTTTTCTGGTCGGACAATCATTAATTAATATTGGTGTAGCAACAGGTTCTCTGCCAACAACAGGCTTACCATTACCTTTCTTTAGTTACGGAATTAATTCAATTATTGCTTCTTTGCTATTAGCAGGATTTTTAGTACGAGTTGCCAGAGAAAGCAACACCACCAGAGTAATTTCTCTCAAGCAGATATCTAATTATGGACAGACTTTCTCCCCAGGAAATAAAAAATGA